The following are encoded in a window of Kitasatospora sp. NBC_01250 genomic DNA:
- a CDS encoding putative T7SS-secreted protein: MGFLDDVGDGLEGLYKDGKKQVGKAIDHKAHEVGGMLDFVGLHGAAKTVDGWGDSVADDLGAQIGEKQLGQSEDPKDLVHGDAKVLTDTAAHLRRFHDAFQETGSGLQALDSSHWQGQAADAFRARFAPHPALWLTAADACAAAATALDAFAQTVTWAQGQAQQAIDAYNAAKKAHQQAQDAYNASVTSYNTAVKTWNKAAAQPNPNPGPLPTDPGEFHDPSTDQLTHAQDLLRAARAGRDTAADNAASALKAATATAPTTPSFTQRMKLDSMDLAEGGMMGDAHLYGGILKGGADIVNFGRGLNPMDVYNVTHPATYLDHVNQVAAGLVHADMHPTDVVKSLVGSGWGSDPFEAGGKLITNIAFGALTDGAGPETDAAAAAAKDTAENAAKNATKDAAQDAAGGSGRDAVKDPDVNGRQPGDRCRGGDPIDMATGYMTLSQTDANLAGVLPLLFTRTHDSHYRAGRWLGPTWACTLDERLEIDAEGVVLLRADSIALAYPHPAPGLSTLPSTGARWPLAVDAEGRYTVTNPATGQVRVFRPDPTNPVLAPLDSITDRVGHQLVFEYDHDGAPMGIRHSAGYHLEVDVADFRITALRAGGVELVRYGYTDGHLTEVLNSSGLPMRFEYDAAGRMTAWIDRNGSRYHFVYDDQDRCIAQGGANGHLRWSYEYRPGQTFATDSLGAVSRFEVNRSHQITAHTDPLGHTTRFARDAFHRLLSVTDPLGRTNAFEYDAAGNVVMVTRPDGARSFVTYSTLNLPLTVITPDGSTWRQTYDELGNRTSITDPAGATTRFAYDAAGHLAASTDALGHTARVQCDPAGLVLAAVDPLGGTVAYRRDSLGRPVAVTDPVGGTTLLVWNPEGLLTSRTAPDGSTERWTYDGEGNTLTHTDQLGATTTFEYTDFDLLTARTTPDGVRHTFAHDTELRLVEVTNPQGLTWTYQHDRAGRLTAETDFDGRTLGYTHDAAGQLTARTNGLGETIGYTYDLLGNLTAKDVEGDLTTYTHDPLGRLLTIAGPAVALVRTLDPLGRLLTETVNGRTLANTYDVVGRRVSRTTPSGTLSTWTYDPAGNPLTLNTGGRTLAFDRDAAGRETTRHLTNDLALTSTWDNTHRLTGQALVAGDSRHALQQRAYRYRADGNLTGIDDQHTGTRRFELDPAGRVTAVHATDWTERYAYDDAGNLTHATWPARDDSADGPRAYTGTRITIAGRTHYTHDDQGRVTTRRRRTLSGRTDTWHYTWDSEDRLIAVTTPDGTQWLYHYDPFGRRIAKQCPATAEWTLFTWDGTTLAEQTAQGPSLPGPYTLTWDHDGLHPLTQTEHLDTQDDVDRRFFAIVTDLIGTPTHLLNPDDGTAAWQARTTLWGTTTHPKAVSTTTPLRFPGQYYDAETRLHYNLHRYYDPESARYLTVDPLGLRAAPNAKSYVPNPTIWADPLGLAPDDCGRGLFDFRSPNPDYPPNSDALAELQKMAGGPRHSSLDCSEIAQQIKESAGGAGQIIRFTPVSKFDEIVIPEKGGSVLERYDYHEVFSDGRYVYDPDLSSMPIPLGDYERALRGLNPRDNGSPGFLSTRFTSRRPRD, from the coding sequence ATGGGGTTCCTGGACGACGTCGGGGACGGCCTGGAGGGGCTGTACAAGGACGGCAAGAAGCAGGTCGGCAAGGCCATCGACCACAAGGCCCACGAAGTGGGCGGGATGCTGGACTTCGTCGGCCTGCACGGCGCGGCGAAGACGGTGGACGGCTGGGGCGACAGCGTCGCCGACGACCTCGGCGCACAGATCGGGGAGAAGCAGCTCGGGCAGTCCGAGGACCCCAAGGACCTGGTCCACGGCGACGCCAAGGTGCTCACCGACACGGCCGCGCACCTGCGCAGGTTCCACGACGCGTTCCAGGAGACCGGCAGCGGCCTGCAGGCGCTGGACTCCTCCCACTGGCAGGGCCAGGCCGCCGACGCCTTCCGCGCCCGCTTCGCCCCGCACCCCGCGCTGTGGCTGACCGCCGCCGACGCCTGCGCGGCCGCCGCCACCGCACTGGACGCCTTCGCCCAGACCGTCACCTGGGCACAAGGCCAGGCCCAGCAGGCCATCGACGCCTACAACGCCGCCAAGAAGGCCCACCAACAGGCCCAGGACGCCTACAACGCGAGCGTCACCAGCTACAACACCGCCGTCAAAACCTGGAACAAGGCCGCCGCCCAACCCAACCCCAACCCCGGCCCCCTGCCCACTGACCCGGGCGAATTCCACGACCCCAGCACCGACCAACTCACCCACGCCCAGGACCTGCTGCGCGCCGCCCGCGCCGGACGCGACACGGCGGCCGACAACGCGGCGAGCGCCCTGAAGGCGGCCACCGCCACCGCGCCGACCACGCCCAGCTTCACCCAGCGGATGAAGCTGGACTCGATGGACCTGGCCGAGGGCGGCATGATGGGCGACGCGCACTTGTATGGCGGGATCCTCAAGGGCGGCGCCGACATCGTCAACTTCGGGCGTGGTCTGAACCCGATGGACGTCTACAACGTCACCCACCCGGCCACCTACCTCGACCACGTCAACCAGGTCGCCGCCGGCCTGGTGCACGCCGACATGCACCCCACCGACGTGGTCAAGTCCCTGGTCGGCTCCGGCTGGGGCTCCGACCCCTTCGAAGCGGGCGGCAAGCTCATCACCAACATCGCCTTCGGCGCCCTGACCGACGGCGCCGGCCCCGAAACCGACGCCGCCGCGGCCGCCGCCAAGGACACCGCCGAGAACGCGGCCAAGAACGCCACCAAGGACGCCGCCCAGGACGCGGCCGGCGGCTCGGGACGTGACGCGGTCAAGGACCCTGACGTCAACGGTCGCCAGCCGGGTGATCGGTGCCGCGGCGGTGACCCGATCGACATGGCCACCGGCTACATGACCCTGAGTCAAACCGACGCCAACCTCGCGGGCGTTCTGCCACTGCTGTTTACCCGCACCCACGACTCCCACTACCGCGCCGGGCGCTGGCTGGGCCCGACTTGGGCGTGCACGCTGGACGAGCGCCTGGAGATCGACGCCGAAGGCGTGGTTCTGCTCCGTGCCGACAGCATCGCCCTGGCCTACCCCCACCCGGCACCGGGCCTATCGACGCTGCCGAGCACCGGCGCGCGTTGGCCGCTGGCCGTGGACGCCGAGGGCCGGTACACGGTTACCAACCCCGCCACGGGGCAGGTGCGGGTCTTCCGACCCGACCCGACCAACCCGGTGCTCGCCCCGCTCGACTCGATCACCGACCGGGTCGGCCACCAACTGGTATTCGAGTACGACCACGACGGAGCCCCTATGGGCATCCGGCACTCAGCTGGTTATCACTTGGAAGTCGACGTCGCCGACTTTCGCATCACGGCGTTGCGCGCGGGCGGGGTGGAGCTCGTCCGCTACGGCTACACGGACGGCCACCTCACTGAGGTACTGAACTCCTCGGGTCTGCCGATGCGTTTCGAGTACGACGCGGCGGGGCGGATGACGGCCTGGATCGACCGCAACGGCTCGCGCTACCACTTCGTCTACGACGATCAGGACCGCTGCATAGCCCAGGGCGGTGCGAACGGCCACCTTCGGTGGAGTTACGAGTACCGCCCTGGCCAGACGTTCGCCACCGACTCACTGGGCGCGGTAAGCCGCTTCGAGGTCAACCGAAGCCATCAGATCACCGCGCACACTGATCCGCTTGGCCACACCACCCGCTTCGCCCGCGACGCCTTCCACCGCTTGCTGTCAGTGACCGATCCGCTCGGGCGCACCAATGCTTTCGAGTACGACGCGGCGGGCAACGTTGTCATGGTCACTCGCCCCGATGGTGCACGCTCCTTTGTCACCTACAGCACTCTCAATCTCCCGCTCACGGTGATCACCCCGGACGGCTCGACCTGGCGTCAGACGTACGACGAGCTCGGCAACCGCACCTCGATCACCGACCCCGCCGGCGCCACCACGCGCTTCGCCTACGACGCTGCGGGTCACCTCGCCGCCAGCACCGACGCGCTGGGCCATACCGCACGCGTACAGTGCGACCCGGCGGGTCTGGTACTCGCCGCCGTCGACCCGCTTGGCGGTACCGTTGCCTACCGGCGTGACAGCCTGGGCCGTCCTGTAGCCGTCACCGACCCTGTGGGCGGCACTACCCTCTTGGTCTGGAACCCCGAGGGCCTGCTCACCTCCCGCACCGCCCCTGACGGCTCCACGGAGCGGTGGACGTACGACGGCGAGGGTAACACCCTCACCCACACCGACCAGCTCGGCGCCACCACCACCTTCGAGTACACCGACTTCGACCTTCTCACCGCCCGCACCACCCCCGACGGCGTCCGGCACACCTTCGCCCATGACACCGAGCTGCGCCTGGTCGAGGTCACCAACCCCCAGGGCCTGACCTGGACCTACCAGCACGACCGGGCAGGCCGGCTCACCGCGGAGACCGACTTCGACGGCCGCACCCTCGGCTACACCCACGACGCGGCCGGTCAACTCACCGCCCGCACCAACGGCCTCGGCGAAACCATTGGCTACACCTACGACCTCCTGGGCAACCTCACTGCCAAGGATGTCGAAGGTGACCTGACCACCTACACCCACGACCCGCTGGGCCGCCTGCTCACCATCGCGGGCCCCGCCGTCGCACTGGTCCGCACCCTCGACCCGCTGGGCCGCCTCCTCACTGAGACCGTCAACGGCCGCACCCTCGCCAACACCTACGACGTCGTCGGCCGCCGTGTCTCCCGTACCACCCCGAGCGGCACGCTCAGCACCTGGACCTACGATCCGGCCGGCAACCCGCTCACTCTCAACACCGGCGGGCGCACCCTCGCCTTCGACCGTGACGCCGCTGGCCGTGAGACAACCCGCCACCTCACCAACGACCTCGCTCTCACCAGCACCTGGGACAACACCCACCGCCTGACCGGCCAGGCTCTCGTTGCAGGGGACTCCCGCCATGCGCTCCAGCAGCGGGCTTACCGCTACCGTGCTGACGGCAACCTCACCGGCATCGACGACCAGCACACCGGCACCCGCCGCTTCGAACTTGACCCCGCCGGTCGCGTCACCGCCGTCCATGCCACGGACTGGACCGAGCGTTACGCCTACGACGACGCCGGAAACCTCACACACGCCACCTGGCCCGCCCGTGACGACAGCGCCGACGGCCCCCGTGCCTACACCGGCACCCGGATCACCATCGCCGGCCGCACCCACTACACCCACGATGACCAGGGCCGCGTCACCACCCGCCGCCGCCGAACCCTCTCTGGCCGCACCGACACCTGGCACTACACCTGGGACTCCGAGGACCGCCTCATCGCCGTCACCACCCCCGACGGCACCCAGTGGCTCTACCATTACGACCCGTTCGGTCGCCGCATCGCCAAGCAGTGCCCCGCCACCGCCGAGTGGACCCTCTTCACCTGGGACGGCACCACCCTTGCCGAGCAGACCGCCCAGGGCCCCAGTCTCCCCGGCCCCTACACCCTCACCTGGGACCACGACGGCCTTCACCCCCTCACCCAGACCGAGCACCTCGACACTCAAGACGACGTCGACCGCCGCTTCTTCGCCATCGTCACCGACCTCATCGGTACTCCCACCCACCTCCTCAACCCCGACGACGGCACCGCCGCCTGGCAAGCCCGCACGACCCTGTGGGGTACCACCACCCACCCCAAGGCCGTCAGCACTACGACCCCCCTCCGCTTCCCCGGCCAGTACTACGACGCTGAAACCCGACTGCACTACAACCTCCACCGCTACTACGACCCGGAGAGTGCTCGGTACCTCACGGTCGACCCACTGGGCTTGCGGGCTGCCCCCAACGCCAAGAGCTACGTTCCCAATCCGACGATCTGGGCAGACCCGCTGGGCCTGGCGCCGGATGACTGCGGTCGTGGACTCTTCGATTTCCGTTCACCAAACCCGGACTATCCACCGAATTCGGATGCGCTGGCCGAGTTGCAAAAGATGGCCGGCGGGCCCCGCCATTCCAGCCTGGACTGTTCCGAGATCGCCCAGCAGATCAAGGAATCCGCAGGCGGTGCGGGCCAGATTATTCGCTTCACGCCGGTCTCCAAGTTCGATGAAATCGTGATCCCCGAGAAGGGGGGCAGCGTGCTGGAGCGGTACGATTACCATGAGGTCTTTTCCGATGGGCGCTATGTGTATGACCCGGACCTCAGTTCGATGCCGATCCCTCTGGGTGACTATGAGCGCGCACTTCGCGGACTCAATCCACGCGATAATGGGAGTCCGGGATTCCTGTCCACCCGTTTTACCAGCAGAAGGCCGAGGGACTGA
- a CDS encoding RHS repeat-associated core domain-containing protein has protein sequence MTNQIVKALEDGARKLLKTLGHDAGKTVKDFYHSTGKNLETVAKNTTEADAKHADELQKILKGGEKDLPHDPHLPTGRPGDDEPTLGGHGRAGQPSEGNGRCQTAGDPVDVVSGQMITSAVDLTLAGVLPLILRRAYASGYRGGRLHGPGWSSTVDQRVEIDPWGIHFAGDDAQILHYPRPGFEGQAVLPSSGARWPLTWNQDTGVISIEDPDRGWTRHFAPTTGNPLATREIRPITSLNDRNDHRVSFLRDAAGTPTELRHSGDYRVAVDTLHTAAGIRVEGLRLLDGTGHHEGSTIVEYQYYPDGRLAGVVNSSGLPYVYEYDDANRITAWIDRNGDSYEYIYDDHGRVERGIGQDGILSATFRYDTTRRLTAVTDSLGHTTEYHYDERNRVTAIVDPLGHTTRTVYDEHGTLLSRTDEIGRTTHFEVNGHGDPVRITEPDGSSIELDYTALRQLACVRHGGTVTATFDYDPNGNLLTSTDALGAVTTREYDEQGRLRSVTDPLGQVRQLRTNPAGLITAITDPVGRTAHVAYDAYGRVSQFTDPLGAATRLIRRPEGEITERVHPDGTRETWVYDPEGNCTEQRDQAGAVTRFVVGTFGQLTRRILADGEEQLFSYDTELQLLSVATGDAVWNYHYDAAGHLVSEHDFNGRTLKYCLDGADQLLSVTDATGRTTSFSYDLLGQLLERRNHDGSVVTLGYDERGCLAHVSGNGNVLTYTHDAVGRILSESVNGRATQHTYDLLGRRTSRTTPTGLVSTWSYDANHQPVALASRLGTLAFGYDDSGRETTRYLGQGAALTQTWDACNRLSAQSIWSRDTTTQAGDAYTNLRERTYAYRTDGLPSTVTDSLRGRRDFELTPAGRVTRVSARSWNETYAYDPLGNITRAHDTRVPDSATAGERSFDGSLLRTAGRASYDYDDLGRLVRMRVRTLSGQRREWRYSWDAEDQLIGVDTPDQGSWRYEYDPLGRRIAKRRLAEGDTQNVTTEETLFAWDGDQLIEQYDHTSVGCRRTVSWDWEPSSWRAVAQTERVWHPGAELDQPAADEHFLAIVTDLVDAPSDLVTLDGQVVWSADTDLWGRRLNGDPAHAPTCPLGRPGQYHDAETGLEYNHFRYYDPATGRYLSTDPLGLSAGPNPHAYVPNPLFWIDPYGLAKKQPKGWGGWYGKLKPANWTDGSDTNSYEINHIPAQDTWLDLGLPTDLKESTGPAIRMDYDDHRNFISTGSSRASKAWRAKQRSLILQGKFDVAMKMDIGKIRKDYGTKYDAAIKEMVDSLPNNRKFQKYLKDNGWKIRDCLLQ, from the coding sequence ATGACCAACCAGATCGTCAAGGCCCTGGAGGACGGGGCGAGGAAGCTGCTCAAGACGCTCGGGCACGATGCCGGCAAGACGGTGAAGGACTTCTACCACTCCACAGGCAAGAACCTGGAAACGGTGGCGAAGAACACCACGGAGGCCGACGCCAAGCACGCCGACGAACTGCAGAAGATCCTCAAGGGCGGAGAGAAGGATCTTCCGCACGACCCACACCTTCCGACCGGCCGTCCAGGCGATGACGAGCCCACTCTGGGAGGGCACGGTCGGGCTGGCCAACCCTCCGAGGGCAACGGGCGATGCCAGACCGCCGGCGACCCGGTGGACGTCGTCTCCGGACAGATGATCACGTCCGCGGTCGATCTGACCCTCGCCGGTGTCCTTCCGCTGATCCTGCGCCGCGCGTACGCCTCCGGCTACCGGGGCGGGCGGCTGCACGGCCCGGGATGGTCGTCCACGGTCGACCAGCGCGTGGAGATCGACCCATGGGGGATCCACTTCGCCGGGGACGACGCGCAGATCCTGCATTACCCGCGGCCCGGTTTCGAAGGCCAGGCCGTCCTGCCGAGTTCCGGCGCCCGCTGGCCACTGACCTGGAATCAGGACACCGGTGTCATCAGCATCGAGGATCCCGACCGCGGCTGGACCCGGCACTTCGCGCCCACCACCGGCAATCCGCTGGCGACACGCGAGATCCGCCCGATCACCAGCCTCAACGACCGCAACGACCACCGCGTCTCCTTCCTCCGCGATGCCGCCGGCACCCCCACGGAACTGCGTCACAGCGGCGACTACCGCGTCGCGGTCGACACCCTCCACACAGCCGCGGGCATCCGGGTCGAGGGCCTGCGACTGCTGGACGGGACCGGGCACCACGAGGGCTCCACCATCGTCGAATACCAGTACTACCCGGACGGCCGCCTGGCCGGCGTCGTCAACTCCTCCGGCCTGCCCTACGTCTACGAATACGACGACGCGAACCGCATCACCGCGTGGATCGACCGCAACGGCGACAGCTACGAGTACATATACGACGACCACGGCCGAGTGGAACGCGGCATCGGCCAGGACGGCATCCTCTCGGCCACCTTCCGCTACGACACCACCCGCCGGCTGACAGCGGTCACCGACAGCCTCGGACACACCACCGAGTACCACTACGACGAACGAAACCGTGTCACCGCGATCGTCGACCCGCTCGGCCACACCACGCGTACCGTCTACGACGAGCACGGAACCCTGCTGTCCCGAACCGACGAGATCGGGCGCACCACACACTTCGAGGTGAACGGGCACGGCGACCCGGTCCGGATCACCGAGCCCGACGGCAGCAGCATCGAACTCGACTACACCGCCCTGCGCCAGCTGGCCTGCGTCCGGCACGGCGGTACGGTGACCGCCACGTTCGACTACGATCCGAACGGCAACCTGCTGACCAGCACCGACGCACTCGGCGCAGTCACCACCCGTGAGTACGACGAGCAGGGCCGGTTGCGCTCGGTGACCGATCCGCTCGGGCAGGTGCGGCAGTTGCGCACCAACCCGGCCGGACTGATCACCGCGATCACCGATCCAGTCGGGCGTACCGCCCACGTGGCCTATGACGCCTACGGCCGCGTCAGCCAGTTCACCGACCCCCTCGGCGCCGCCACCCGACTGATCCGGCGGCCGGAGGGTGAGATCACCGAGCGCGTCCACCCGGACGGCACCCGGGAGACCTGGGTCTACGACCCGGAAGGCAACTGCACCGAACAGCGCGACCAAGCCGGTGCCGTCACCCGGTTCGTCGTCGGCACCTTCGGGCAACTCACCCGTCGCATCCTGGCGGACGGCGAGGAACAGCTCTTCAGTTACGACACCGAACTACAACTGCTCTCCGTCGCAACCGGCGACGCGGTCTGGAACTACCACTACGACGCCGCCGGACATCTCGTCAGCGAGCACGACTTCAACGGCCGCACGCTCAAGTACTGCCTCGACGGTGCTGACCAGCTGTTGTCGGTCACCGACGCCACCGGCCGCACCACGAGCTTCAGCTACGACCTCCTCGGCCAGCTACTGGAACGCCGCAACCACGACGGCTCTGTGGTGACCCTCGGCTACGACGAGCGCGGTTGCCTGGCTCACGTCAGCGGCAATGGCAACGTCCTGACATACACCCACGATGCCGTCGGCCGCATCCTGAGCGAGAGCGTCAACGGGCGTGCCACCCAGCACACCTACGACCTCCTGGGCCGGCGAACCAGCCGCACCACGCCCACCGGCCTCGTCTCCACCTGGAGCTACGACGCCAACCACCAGCCCGTCGCCCTGGCCAGCCGACTCGGCACCTTGGCGTTCGGCTATGACGACTCCGGTCGGGAGACCACCCGCTATCTGGGCCAAGGCGCAGCCCTCACCCAGACATGGGATGCGTGCAACCGGCTCAGCGCCCAGTCGATCTGGTCGCGGGACACCACCACGCAGGCCGGCGACGCCTACACCAACCTGCGCGAGCGCACCTATGCATACCGCACAGACGGGCTTCCCAGCACCGTGACGGACAGCCTGCGAGGCCGACGCGACTTCGAACTCACCCCCGCGGGCCGAGTCACCCGGGTCAGCGCCCGCTCCTGGAACGAGACCTACGCCTACGACCCGCTCGGCAACATCACCCGCGCCCACGACACCCGCGTACCCGACAGCGCGACCGCCGGTGAGCGATCGTTCGACGGATCCCTGCTGCGGACCGCCGGCCGGGCCTCCTACGACTACGACGACCTGGGCCGCCTGGTCCGCATGCGCGTGCGAACCCTGTCCGGGCAACGCCGCGAATGGCGCTACTCCTGGGACGCGGAGGACCAACTGATCGGGGTCGACACCCCGGACCAGGGCTCTTGGCGCTACGAGTACGACCCGCTGGGCCGACGCATCGCCAAGCGCAGGCTTGCCGAGGGCGACACGCAGAACGTCACCACGGAGGAGACCCTCTTCGCCTGGGACGGTGACCAACTGATCGAGCAGTACGACCACACCTCGGTCGGCTGCCGCAGGACCGTCAGCTGGGACTGGGAGCCGAGCAGTTGGCGAGCCGTGGCACAGACCGAGCGGGTCTGGCACCCCGGCGCCGAACTTGACCAGCCCGCAGCCGACGAGCACTTCCTCGCCATCGTCACCGATCTGGTAGATGCCCCGAGCGACCTGGTCACCCTGGACGGCCAAGTCGTCTGGTCCGCCGACACGGACCTCTGGGGCCGCCGCCTGAACGGCGATCCGGCTCACGCACCGACGTGCCCGCTGGGCCGCCCGGGCCAGTACCACGACGCGGAAACCGGCCTTGAATACAACCATTTCCGCTACTACGACCCAGCCACCGGCCGCTACCTCAGCACCGACCCCCTCGGGCTGAGTGCCGGCCCGAACCCGCACGCCTACGTCCCCAACCCGCTCTTCTGGATCGACCCCTACGGACTGGCCAAGAAACAGCCGAAGGGCTGGGGCGGGTGGTACGGCAAGCTGAAGCCGGCGAACTGGACCGACGGCAGCGACACCAACAGCTACGAGATCAACCACATACCCGCCCAGGACACGTGGCTGGACCTCGGCCTGCCCACCGACCTCAAGGAGTCCACCGGCCCCGCGATCCGGATGGACTACGACGACCACCGCAACTTCATCAGCACCGGATCCTCACGTGCCTCCAAGGCCTGGCGGGCGAAGCAGCGAAGCCTCATCCTGCAAGGCAAGTTCGATGTGGCGATGAAGATGGACATCGGCAAGATCCGCAAGGACTACGGAACCAAGTACGACGCCGCCATCAAGGAAATGGTCGACTCCCTGCCGAACAACCGGAAGTTCCAGAAGTACCTGAAGGACAACGGCTGGAAGATCCGCGACTGCCTCCTACAATGA
- a CDS encoding WXG100-like domain-containing protein: MAIELPGEVVSFLQFIGVNWPNVNEDKVREMASHVRDFATKVDSTHQASTTTVQQLGASYQGASYEALIATWAHLSSSHMADLVDACHTVATALDAAADVIVGMKGQAIAELVALAASFVADQAAALVTFGLAEAAEVLIVEAAEKLMDFLEQQLEQYVIGQVIEAAIQPLIEVVAKAVDGLAYQGAEQILGVSGAGGGPSGTGFLIDPQALMDHAQTMRDHAEAVASHAADLQAKLTGVDFT, translated from the coding sequence ATGGCGATCGAACTGCCAGGCGAGGTGGTCTCGTTCCTCCAGTTCATCGGCGTCAACTGGCCGAACGTCAACGAGGACAAGGTCCGCGAGATGGCCTCGCACGTGCGTGACTTCGCCACCAAGGTCGACAGTACGCATCAGGCCTCCACCACTACCGTCCAGCAACTGGGTGCCTCCTACCAAGGGGCCTCCTACGAGGCGTTGATCGCCACTTGGGCGCACCTGTCATCCAGTCACATGGCGGACTTGGTGGACGCCTGTCACACCGTGGCCACAGCACTGGACGCGGCAGCGGATGTGATCGTGGGCATGAAAGGCCAAGCGATCGCGGAGCTGGTGGCGCTGGCGGCCTCGTTCGTGGCGGATCAGGCCGCAGCGTTGGTCACCTTCGGCCTGGCCGAGGCAGCCGAAGTACTCATCGTCGAAGCGGCCGAGAAGCTGATGGACTTTCTGGAGCAGCAGCTGGAGCAGTACGTCATCGGCCAGGTGATCGAGGCGGCAATCCAACCGCTGATCGAGGTGGTCGCGAAGGCGGTCGACGGGCTTGCCTACCAGGGTGCCGAACAGATTCTCGGCGTGTCAGGTGCAGGCGGCGGGCCGAGCGGGACCGGCTTCCTGATCGATCCGCAGGCCCTGATGGACCACGCCCAGACCATGCGTGACCACGCCGAGGCAGTGGCCTCCCACGCCGCGGATCTGCAAGCCAAGCTCACGGGGGTGGACTTCACATGA